The Acidovorax sp. RAC01 genomic sequence ACCGCATGTGGCGCATGCTGCCCGGCCGCGTGTACGTGGCCCGCGGCTACCTGCCCCCGGGCGAGCACGCCGTGACCATCAACGGCCGCCAGCTGCCGGCGCCGATCAAGGTCGACGGCCAGTACGCCCTGGTGCCCCTGCGCATGTATGAAAACAGCGTGCTGACCGGCGACGTGGCCATGCTGGGCCAGCTGCCCGCCGTGGCCGTTGCCGAACCCGCGCCCGTTGCAGCCCCGGCGCCTGCCGCCCCGGTGCGCACCACCAGCACCAACCGCTCGCGCACGGTGCCGCAGTCGGCCGTGAAGCCTACCTCTGCCGCGCCCGCGCCCGCCGTCAAGAAGTGACGTGCACGGCTGCAGACCTGATGTCGAACGAAATTGAAGGAGCCTCTGGCATGAAGAACCGATTTGCCCTTGCCGCTGCTGCGCCTGCCCTGGCGTGCGCAGCCCTTGCGCTGACCCTGTCGACCAGCGCAGCCCACGCCCAGATGCACGACCCCGCCACGCCGCTGGCCGTGGCCGGCAAGATCGCGCTGCGCGGCGAAGCCAACAGCATTGCCGTGCGCGAGATGCGCATCGTGCGCAAGAACGACATCCTGACCGTGCAGGCCGACATGGCCAACATGGGCCGCACCGACCGCACCGTGTTCTACCGCTTCAAGTGGCTCGACAACGTGGGCAACCAGGTGGGTGATGGCGAATCCTGGAAGCAGATGAGCGTGCTGGGCCTGGGCCAGCAGACCGTCAAGAGCGTGGCGCCGACATCTGCAGCCGTCGACCTGCGTCTTGAAATGAACGTCGAGCCGCGGTAGAGATGTATCTCCCCCTGAGTCGCTGCGCGCCTTCCCCCTCTCTCACGCTGCGCGTGGGAGGGGGACGCAGCCAGCGCACGCCAGCGAAGCGCCGCACATCCGGCTTGGCGGCCCTTGCGCGGCTGCCCGCGCTTGGGGCGCGCCAGTTTCAAGCGTTGCGGGTAGCGCGAAACGCTCTGTATCACTAAGGAAATCAACACCATGACCAAAAACACCCTCCAGCGCAGCGCGCTGATCCTGGCCTTTGCCGCCAGCACCCTGGCCCTGTCGGCCTGCCAGAACCTGTCGTCCCCCACCGTACGCTTTGACCGCCAGGTCAACTACGGCGACGCCAAGGCTGTCGAGCTGGTGACCAACGAATTCGGCTCCACCGACCTGCAGATGATTGCCGAGAAGATGACCGGCGGTTTGCTCGAAACCGGCATCTTCCAGGGCCGCCCCACGGTGACGATCTCCACCGTGAAGAACAAGACCAGCGAGTACATCGACACCACCAACGTGATGAACTCGATCCAGACCTCGCTGGTCAAGTCGGGCAA encodes the following:
- the lpoB gene encoding penicillin-binding protein activator LpoB; amino-acid sequence: MTKNTLQRSALILAFAASTLALSACQNLSSPTVRFDRQVNYGDAKAVELVTNEFGSTDLQMIAEKMTGGLLETGIFQGRPTVTISTVKNKTSEYIDTTNVMNSIQTSLVKSGKVRFVRSINEMQAGVDELQRQNQSGLYKQGTTAKVGQMTAAKYSMEGELTSIVKQNNATKDVYYKFTLKLFDVQEGTIEWQDEKEIRKTSKR
- a CDS encoding YcfL family protein → MKNRFALAAAAPALACAALALTLSTSAAHAQMHDPATPLAVAGKIALRGEANSIAVREMRIVRKNDILTVQADMANMGRTDRTVFYRFKWLDNVGNQVGDGESWKQMSVLGLGQQTVKSVAPTSAAVDLRLEMNVEPR